One segment of Variovorax sp. PAMC28562 DNA contains the following:
- a CDS encoding acyl-CoA dehydrogenase family protein, producing MEEHIYPNEKRYYKEAEELGPWKVAPLLDELKPKARDAGLWNLFLPESSHGAGLTNFEYAPLCEIMGRSHLAPEVFNCSAPDTGNMEVLARYGTPEHQERWLKPLLAGEIRSCFAMTEPDVASSDATNIESSIVRDGDDYVINGHKWYTTNATDPRCKIAIFMGKSDPDNTDRHKQQSMILVPLDTPGVTVVRAIAVFGFYGVPDRASEVTFDNVRVPASNMLLGEGRGFEIAQGRLGPGRIHHCMRLVGLAERMLEKMCKRSLSRVAFGKPIAQQGVTIERIAQSRILIEQTRLLTLNAAHRMDTVGNKVAKADIAMIKVAAPQMACQVIDWTIQAFGGGGTNNDEGIASAYATARLLRLADGPDEVHRNQIGKLELAKYR from the coding sequence ATGGAAGAGCACATCTATCCCAACGAGAAGCGCTATTACAAAGAGGCTGAAGAGCTCGGCCCGTGGAAGGTAGCGCCGTTGCTCGACGAGCTGAAACCCAAGGCGCGCGATGCCGGACTCTGGAACCTTTTTTTGCCTGAGTCTTCTCATGGCGCGGGCCTGACCAACTTCGAATACGCGCCGCTTTGCGAAATCATGGGCCGATCGCATCTGGCGCCTGAAGTCTTCAACTGTTCGGCACCCGACACCGGCAACATGGAAGTGCTGGCTCGCTATGGCACGCCCGAGCATCAGGAGCGCTGGCTGAAGCCTTTGCTGGCCGGCGAGATCCGCTCGTGCTTTGCAATGACCGAACCCGATGTTGCATCGAGCGATGCGACCAACATCGAGTCGAGCATCGTGCGCGACGGTGACGACTACGTCATCAACGGCCACAAGTGGTACACGACCAACGCGACCGACCCGCGCTGCAAGATTGCGATCTTCATGGGCAAGTCCGACCCGGACAATACCGATCGCCACAAGCAGCAATCGATGATCCTCGTGCCGCTCGACACCCCCGGCGTCACGGTGGTGCGTGCCATTGCCGTCTTCGGTTTCTACGGCGTGCCCGACCGTGCTTCCGAGGTCACTTTCGACAACGTGCGGGTGCCGGCGTCCAACATGTTGCTGGGCGAAGGCCGCGGTTTCGAGATCGCACAGGGCCGCCTCGGGCCTGGTCGCATTCACCATTGCATGCGCCTCGTCGGCCTGGCCGAGCGCATGCTCGAGAAGATGTGCAAGCGCAGCCTGTCGCGCGTGGCTTTTGGCAAGCCGATCGCGCAGCAGGGCGTGACCATCGAGCGCATCGCGCAGTCGCGCATCCTCATCGAGCAGACGCGACTGCTCACGCTCAACGCGGCGCACCGCATGGACACCGTGGGCAACAAGGTCGCCAAGGCCGACATCGCGATGATCAAGGTGGCAGCGCCGCAAATGGCCTGCCAGGTCATCGACTGGACCATTCAGGCCTTTGGCGGGGGCGGCACGAACAACGACGAAGGCATCGCGTCGGCCTATGCGACGGCGCGGCTGTTGCGGCTGGCCGACGGACCCGATGAAGTGCACCGTAACCAGATCGGCAAACTGGAACTGGCCAAGTACCGTTAA
- a CDS encoding phosphotransferase, whose product MNGFGDFDVARLEVWMRERIDGFRAPLTLSRFKGGQSNPTYLVTDAAGQRYVLRKKPDGELLPSAHAVDREFRVIDALRGTDVPVASARGYCDDANVIGTPFYVMDFVDGRILWDPALPGLGNAERTAIYDGMNRVVATLHRVDYKAVGLADYGRAGNFFDRQIGRWTKQYQAAAADDPIPAMERLIEWLPSHVPPGAQDETCIFHGDLRIDNMIFHQTEPRVLAVLDWELSTLGHPLADFAYHALPWRLTAAEFRGMAGTDYAALGIPDEATYLMTYCKRVGREPIDPAHWEFYLTYSMFRLAAILHGISKRARDGTASSAEAIETGARARPIAEAAWRQVEAHFSRGER is encoded by the coding sequence ATGAATGGTTTTGGTGACTTCGATGTCGCACGGCTCGAGGTCTGGATGCGCGAGCGCATCGACGGCTTTCGGGCGCCGCTGACGCTCAGTCGATTCAAGGGCGGTCAGTCGAATCCGACTTACCTGGTCACCGACGCGGCGGGCCAGCGCTACGTGTTGCGAAAGAAGCCCGATGGCGAGCTGTTGCCCTCGGCCCATGCGGTCGACCGCGAATTCCGCGTGATCGATGCGCTGCGTGGCACCGATGTGCCAGTCGCCAGCGCACGTGGGTATTGCGACGATGCCAATGTCATCGGCACGCCGTTCTACGTGATGGACTTCGTCGATGGCCGCATCCTCTGGGACCCGGCGCTGCCGGGGCTGGGCAATGCCGAACGCACCGCGATCTACGACGGCATGAACCGCGTGGTCGCCACCTTGCACCGTGTCGACTACAAGGCGGTCGGCCTGGCGGACTATGGTCGCGCTGGTAACTTTTTCGACCGGCAGATCGGCCGTTGGACAAAGCAATACCAGGCGGCCGCGGCCGACGATCCGATCCCCGCGATGGAGCGGCTCATCGAGTGGTTGCCGTCACATGTTCCACCCGGTGCGCAAGACGAGACGTGCATCTTTCATGGCGACTTGCGCATCGACAACATGATCTTTCACCAGACCGAACCGCGTGTGCTGGCGGTGCTCGACTGGGAGCTGTCGACGCTCGGCCATCCGCTTGCGGACTTCGCGTACCACGCACTGCCGTGGCGCCTCACGGCAGCTGAGTTTCGCGGCATGGCGGGCACAGACTACGCGGCGCTCGGTATCCCTGATGAAGCCACCTACCTGATGACGTACTGCAAGCGTGTCGGACGCGAGCCGATCGACCCGGCGCATTGGGAGTTCTACCTGACGTACAGCATGTTCCGGTTGGCCGCCATTCTTCATGGCATCTCGAAGCGTGCGCGCGATGGCACGGCCTCCAGCGCCGAAGCCATAGAAACGGGAGCGCGGGCACGGCCGATAGCGGAGGCGGCCTGGCGACAAGTCGAGGCGCACTTTTCGCGCGGCGAGCGCTAG
- a CDS encoding serine hydrolase domain-containing protein, translated as MTNTASPESLGMCSKRLARIDKFLADQYVTPGKLPCALLQIARGGQLVHQSVQGHASLESGTPLREDSIVRIYSMTKPVTSVAFMMLVEAGLVALDDPVHRFIPAWRDLGVYQSGLPGNFQTRPTAAPMRMVDLLRHTSGLTYGFQMRTSVDAAYRRGRVEPFEQAEGLDGFIDELSRLPLEFSPGSAWNYSVATDVLGYLIGKISGVPFDEFLRQRIFEPLGMVDTAFHVGEDKAARLAQCYVKSAAGALAPAPGRTFREPPAAPSGGGGLVSTASDYMRFCEMLRQGGALGDVRLLGPKTLQLMRSNHLPGGRELADMAVSMFSEATYAGVGFGLGFAMTTDVAKTGLAGSVGEYWWGGLASTAFWIDPVEDLCVVFLTQLIPSSLYPIRRELRTMINAAVIDSRA; from the coding sequence ATGACAAACACCGCATCGCCTGAATCGTTGGGCATGTGCTCGAAGCGCCTGGCCCGCATCGACAAGTTCCTGGCCGACCAGTATGTGACGCCCGGCAAGCTGCCGTGTGCCTTGCTGCAGATTGCACGCGGGGGACAACTGGTGCACCAGTCGGTGCAGGGCCATGCCTCGCTCGAAAGCGGCACGCCGCTGCGCGAAGACAGCATCGTGCGCATCTATTCGATGACCAAGCCGGTCACGAGCGTCGCCTTCATGATGTTGGTCGAGGCGGGCTTGGTGGCGCTCGACGATCCGGTGCATCGGTTTATCCCGGCGTGGCGCGACCTGGGTGTCTATCAGTCGGGACTGCCCGGCAATTTCCAGACGAGACCGACGGCTGCGCCAATGCGCATGGTCGATCTGCTACGGCACACGTCCGGTCTGACTTACGGCTTTCAGATGCGCACCAGCGTCGACGCCGCCTACCGGCGCGGCAGGGTCGAGCCCTTCGAGCAGGCTGAAGGGCTGGATGGATTCATCGACGAGTTGTCTCGGCTGCCGCTGGAATTTTCTCCGGGCTCGGCGTGGAACTATTCAGTCGCTACCGATGTGCTGGGCTACCTGATCGGCAAGATTTCCGGCGTTCCGTTCGATGAGTTTTTGCGTCAGCGCATCTTCGAACCACTCGGGATGGTGGACACGGCTTTTCATGTCGGCGAAGACAAGGCTGCGCGTCTTGCCCAGTGCTACGTGAAGTCTGCTGCGGGTGCGCTGGCGCCGGCACCCGGCCGCACATTTCGCGAGCCTCCCGCAGCGCCTTCGGGCGGCGGTGGACTGGTGTCGACGGCCAGCGACTACATGCGCTTCTGCGAGATGCTGCGCCAGGGCGGTGCCTTGGGCGACGTGCGTCTGCTGGGTCCGAAGACGCTGCAACTGATGCGCTCCAACCATCTGCCCGGTGGCCGCGAACTGGCCGACATGGCAGTTTCGATGTTCTCCGAAGCGACCTATGCCGGCGTGGGATTCGGCCTCGGTTTTGCGATGACCACCGACGTGGCAAAGACCGGGCTGGCAGGCTCGGTCGGCGAATACTGGTGGGGTGGACTGGCCTCGACGGCTTTCTGGATCGACCCGGTGGAAGACCTCTGCGTCGTGTTCCTCACGCAACTGATTCCGTCCAGCCTGTATCCGATTCGCCGCGAATTGCGCACCATGATCAATGCCGCCGTCATCGACTCGAGGGCTTGA
- a CDS encoding enoyl-CoA hydratase/isomerase family protein produces MTETTLHPEPTEPAVLTEKRGHAMWITINRPDKRNAINKDVVAGIRDGWRQAHADKNVRVVVLTAAGEKAFCAGADLQPDAGFAFDLSQPNIDYADMLREVQNATLPSIARINGVCMAGGIGLLCMTDMAIAADHVQFGLPEVKIGLFPMQVLSLLQAIVPRRTVREWCLTGEPFGADEAKEAGLLNHVVPTAELDAKTQWLIDRLVNKSPTALRRGKYAMRVLSSMSFDEGIAFTESQIALLAMTEDAKEGLASFNEKRKPVWTGR; encoded by the coding sequence ATGACCGAAACGACACTTCACCCGGAACCAACCGAGCCGGCCGTGCTCACCGAAAAGCGCGGCCACGCGATGTGGATCACGATCAACCGGCCCGACAAGCGCAACGCCATCAACAAGGACGTGGTCGCGGGCATCCGCGATGGCTGGCGGCAGGCGCATGCCGACAAGAATGTGCGCGTCGTCGTGCTGACCGCGGCGGGCGAAAAGGCGTTTTGCGCCGGCGCCGATTTGCAGCCCGACGCAGGCTTCGCGTTCGACCTGTCGCAGCCGAACATCGACTACGCCGACATGCTGCGCGAAGTGCAGAACGCCACCCTGCCCAGCATCGCGCGCATCAACGGCGTTTGCATGGCCGGCGGCATCGGCTTGCTCTGCATGACCGACATGGCGATTGCCGCCGACCATGTTCAGTTCGGCTTGCCCGAAGTCAAGATCGGCCTGTTCCCGATGCAGGTGCTGAGCCTGCTGCAAGCCATCGTGCCGCGCCGCACTGTGCGCGAGTGGTGCCTGACCGGCGAGCCTTTCGGTGCCGACGAGGCGAAGGAAGCCGGGCTGCTCAACCATGTCGTGCCGACGGCCGAGCTCGATGCCAAGACGCAGTGGTTGATCGACCGGCTCGTCAACAAATCGCCGACCGCGTTGCGCCGCGGCAAGTACGCGATGCGCGTGTTGTCGTCGATGTCGTTCGACGAAGGCATCGCGTTCACCGAAAGCCAGATCGCGCTGCTCGCCATGACCGAAGACGCGAAAGAAGGCCTGGCCTCGTTCAACGAAAAGAGAAAGCCGGTATGGACCGGACGCTGA
- a CDS encoding ChbG/HpnK family deacetylase encodes MSDERFLCICADDFGLSEGIDAAALELAELGKISAIGCMVRRKFWHAGSPDLRQLDAEHVDIGLHLDLDFPSAPGGRDGSLVSLIAMAYLGLLQGNRLRDEIRFQLNSFEDRMGRAPAFVDGHRHVHQLPGVRDLLIAELMGRYRAAPPWLRNTAPAEPRWLPRGKTDAKARVIHALGGGALQRLAEQHGVPMSRCLLGVYPFPATEGDYRHAFAQWLRQCRSGDVLMCHPSLGDAPHGLQGQSTPHDESRRREYATLRALDLDALHATTGIVVAPLSRVFGDPAARSRMPVDLTDSLRGAPEELRW; translated from the coding sequence ATGAGCGACGAACGCTTCTTGTGCATCTGTGCCGACGACTTCGGCCTGAGCGAGGGCATCGATGCGGCGGCACTCGAACTTGCCGAACTTGGCAAGATTTCCGCCATCGGCTGCATGGTGCGGCGCAAGTTCTGGCATGCCGGGTCGCCCGATTTGCGGCAGCTCGATGCCGAGCATGTCGACATTGGACTGCACCTCGACCTGGACTTTCCATCGGCGCCGGGCGGCCGCGACGGCAGCCTGGTGTCGCTCATCGCGATGGCCTATCTGGGTCTGCTGCAGGGCAACCGTTTGCGCGACGAGATCCGCTTTCAGTTGAACAGCTTCGAAGACCGGATGGGGCGCGCGCCTGCGTTCGTCGACGGGCATCGACACGTGCACCAACTGCCGGGTGTGCGCGATCTGCTCATTGCAGAACTGATGGGCCGGTACCGGGCGGCACCGCCGTGGTTGCGCAACACGGCGCCTGCCGAGCCAAGATGGCTGCCGCGCGGCAAGACCGACGCCAAGGCGAGAGTGATCCATGCGCTCGGCGGTGGCGCGCTGCAGCGTCTCGCGGAACAGCACGGCGTTCCGATGAGTCGGTGCTTGCTCGGCGTGTACCCCTTTCCGGCCACAGAGGGCGACTACCGGCACGCCTTTGCGCAATGGCTGCGGCAATGCCGCAGCGGCGACGTGCTGATGTGCCACCCGTCGCTCGGTGACGCACCGCATGGGTTGCAAGGCCAGTCCACGCCCCACGATGAATCGCGCAGGCGCGAGTACGCGACCCTGCGGGCGCTCGACCTCGATGCGCTGCACGCAACGACGGGCATCGTCGTGGCACCCCTGTCGCGCGTATTCGGCGACCCTGCCGCGCGCTCGCGAATGCCAGTCGACCTGACGGACTCCCTGCGCGGCGCGCCAGAAGAACTTCGATGGTGA
- a CDS encoding 3-hydroxyacyl-CoA dehydrogenase NAD-binding domain-containing protein, protein MNSTTASGALVSLVRHGDIAVLRIANPPVNALSLEVVAGLAAAVDGFEADRSYAALLVHCEGRTFVAGGDITSFDDPNFSAALYNGTLGRIEALDRPVAAALHGTVLGGGLELALACHYRVAVPSTKLGLPEVKLGILPGSLGTQRLPRVAGIELALDLISSGRSIDTGAALKAGIVDEVHEGKPLDVGLAYAQALVARKAAPRRLSAQPVSRDSVPADFFDKALAEAASRKAFYPSARNIVLAVQASTLPFAEGEAIEARLFEELRVSPESQAMRHLFFAERQTAKIPGLAKDVALRPIASVGILGAGTMGGGIAMNFANAGIPTVLVEASQAALDRGLGLVRANYEASAAKGRLTSEQVEQRMSLLRGSLDDSALAGCDLVIEAVFENMDLKKQVCARLGKVCKPGAIIATNTSTLDVDVLAEATGRPADVVGMHFFSPANVMRLLEVVRGAKTAPDVLATVMQVARKIGKVAVVSGVCYGFIGNRMAEVYMREAEFLMMEGASPVEIDGAVEALGMAMGPCRMLDMAGIDVGAKTVIEYGKAGGLPPDDSYRAVVRTLFELGRFGQKTGAGYYRYDGRKPVTDPETARIAKEQAATHGIVQRADIGKQEIVERLLYPLINEGAKILEEGIAYRPGDIDIVWTAGYGFPDHKGGPMWMADRIGLATIAERLAHYAEVRGNPFGYWTVSPLLARLANSGQRISDWQAAAAFAEKPAAVWQGR, encoded by the coding sequence GTGAACTCGACGACCGCTTCCGGCGCGCTGGTGTCCCTGGTCCGCCACGGCGACATCGCCGTGCTGCGCATCGCCAACCCGCCAGTCAACGCGCTGTCACTCGAGGTGGTCGCAGGCCTGGCCGCTGCTGTCGACGGGTTCGAGGCCGATCGCTCCTATGCCGCGTTGCTGGTGCATTGCGAAGGCCGCACCTTCGTCGCAGGCGGCGACATCACGTCCTTCGACGACCCGAACTTCTCGGCGGCGCTCTACAACGGCACGCTCGGCCGCATCGAGGCGCTCGACCGTCCGGTGGCGGCCGCCCTGCACGGCACCGTGCTCGGCGGCGGCCTTGAACTGGCGCTGGCGTGCCACTACCGCGTGGCGGTGCCCAGCACCAAGCTGGGCCTGCCCGAAGTCAAGCTCGGCATCCTCCCAGGCTCGCTCGGCACGCAGCGCCTGCCGCGGGTCGCCGGCATCGAACTGGCGCTCGACCTCATCTCCAGCGGCCGCAGCATCGACACCGGTGCGGCGTTGAAGGCCGGCATCGTCGACGAGGTGCATGAAGGCAAGCCGCTGGACGTCGGGCTCGCGTACGCGCAAGCGCTGGTTGCACGCAAGGCCGCACCGCGGCGTCTGAGCGCACAACCGGTGTCGCGCGACAGCGTACCCGCCGACTTCTTCGACAAGGCACTGGCGGAGGCCGCAAGCCGCAAGGCGTTCTATCCGTCTGCCCGCAACATCGTGCTCGCCGTACAGGCATCGACGCTGCCCTTCGCCGAGGGCGAAGCGATCGAAGCGCGGCTCTTCGAAGAACTGCGCGTCTCGCCCGAATCCCAAGCGATGCGCCACTTGTTCTTCGCAGAGCGTCAGACCGCGAAGATTCCAGGTCTCGCAAAGGATGTCGCGCTGCGCCCCATCGCGTCGGTCGGCATCCTCGGCGCCGGCACCATGGGCGGCGGCATCGCGATGAACTTCGCCAACGCCGGCATCCCGACAGTGCTGGTCGAAGCCTCCCAGGCTGCGCTGGACCGCGGGCTCGGACTGGTGCGCGCCAACTACGAAGCGAGTGCTGCCAAGGGCCGGCTCACGAGCGAGCAGGTCGAACAACGCATGTCGCTGCTGCGCGGCTCGCTCGACGATTCGGCGCTGGCCGGCTGCGATCTCGTGATCGAAGCGGTGTTCGAGAACATGGACCTGAAGAAGCAGGTGTGCGCGCGGCTCGGCAAGGTCTGCAAGCCCGGCGCCATCATCGCGACCAACACCTCCACGCTCGATGTCGACGTGCTGGCCGAAGCCACGGGTCGCCCGGCGGACGTGGTCGGCATGCACTTCTTCAGCCCGGCCAACGTGATGCGTTTGCTTGAAGTGGTGCGCGGCGCAAAGACGGCGCCCGACGTGCTCGCGACGGTCATGCAGGTGGCCCGCAAGATCGGCAAGGTCGCGGTGGTGTCGGGCGTTTGCTACGGCTTCATCGGCAACCGCATGGCCGAGGTCTACATGCGCGAGGCTGAATTCCTGATGATGGAAGGCGCCAGTCCAGTCGAGATCGACGGTGCGGTCGAAGCGCTGGGCATGGCGATGGGTCCGTGCCGCATGCTCGACATGGCCGGCATCGATGTCGGCGCCAAGACCGTCATCGAGTACGGCAAGGCCGGTGGCCTGCCGCCCGACGACAGCTACCGCGCGGTGGTGCGCACCCTGTTCGAACTCGGCCGCTTCGGGCAGAAGACGGGAGCCGGCTACTACCGCTACGACGGCCGCAAGCCGGTGACGGACCCGGAGACCGCGCGCATCGCCAAAGAGCAGGCAGCCACGCACGGCATCGTGCAGCGCGCCGACATCGGCAAGCAGGAGATCGTCGAGCGCCTGCTGTACCCGCTCATTAACGAGGGCGCGAAGATTCTCGAGGAAGGCATCGCCTACCGGCCCGGCGACATCGACATCGTGTGGACCGCCGGCTATGGTTTCCCGGACCACAAGGGCGGGCCGATGTGGATGGCCGATCGCATCGGGCTCGCGACCATCGCCGAGCGGCTGGCGCACTACGCCGAGGTCCGTGGCAATCCGTTCGGCTACTGGACCGTGTCGCCGTTGCTGGCGCGTCTTGCGAACAGCGGCCAGCGCATCTCCGACTGGCAAGCCGCTGCGGCATTTGCGGAGAAACCTGCGGCGGTCTGGCAGGGGCGTTAG
- a CDS encoding GntR family transcriptional regulator: MKDTPTAPVTRAGAAKAVKASAPIAAQHPRSTPDRVADAISKGILMRRFTVGQRLVEADLTRDLGVSRSTVREALRILASSGVVDLTPHRGAVIRSLDSEDAASLLGVLEVLTGLAARLAAANIQIGNNAKRFEAAAQKLIEANTPEALDRVLDERANYYKVMFDIANSSELNRVLPQARAHLFRAQFYHSLTTADLRSMVTEYRAITEAILEGDQAKAETRTRKHLQKTGERTLPRMTAFSLA, translated from the coding sequence ATGAAAGACACCCCAACAGCCCCCGTGACGCGTGCGGGCGCAGCAAAGGCCGTCAAAGCGTCGGCGCCGATTGCTGCGCAGCACCCGCGCAGCACGCCAGACCGCGTGGCCGACGCCATCAGCAAAGGCATCCTGATGCGCCGCTTTACCGTCGGGCAGCGGCTGGTCGAAGCCGACCTCACGCGCGACCTGGGTGTGAGCCGCAGCACAGTGCGCGAGGCCTTGCGCATCCTGGCTTCGAGCGGCGTGGTCGACCTCACGCCGCACCGCGGTGCCGTGATCCGGTCGCTCGACAGCGAAGATGCCGCCAGCCTGCTCGGCGTGCTCGAAGTGCTCACCGGCCTGGCCGCGCGCCTGGCCGCCGCCAACATACAGATCGGCAACAACGCCAAGCGCTTCGAGGCGGCAGCGCAAAAACTCATCGAGGCCAACACGCCGGAGGCGCTCGACCGTGTGCTCGACGAGCGCGCCAACTACTACAAGGTCATGTTCGACATTGCCAACAGCAGCGAGCTGAATCGCGTGCTGCCGCAAGCGCGCGCCCATCTTTTTAGGGCGCAGTTCTATCACTCGCTCACCACCGCCGACCTGCGTTCGATGGTGACCGAATACCGCGCCATCACCGAGGCGATTCTCGAAGGCGACCAGGCCAAGGCCGAGACGCGCACCCGCAAGCACTTGCAGAAGACCGGCGAGCGCACCCTGCCGCGCATGACCGCGTTCTCGTTGGCGTAA
- a CDS encoding DUF4148 domain-containing protein, whose amino-acid sequence MNKLQIITAAAALSLLAITGAQAEGYNGVHTHVSSKNRADVDAEAVSTAAAPNQNVARGSRGAEAFKPVANPDAVYESAVATAHAPDQNVSGGSKYNSRLLSTMARPAPAVQAQQATPATAK is encoded by the coding sequence ATGAACAAGCTACAGATCATCACCGCCGCAGCCGCACTTTCCCTGCTCGCCATCACCGGCGCACAGGCTGAAGGCTACAACGGTGTGCACACCCATGTTTCGTCGAAGAACCGCGCCGACGTCGATGCCGAAGCTGTCAGCACCGCGGCTGCGCCCAACCAGAACGTGGCGCGTGGCTCACGCGGTGCGGAAGCCTTCAAGCCGGTCGCTAACCCCGACGCGGTGTACGAAAGCGCTGTCGCAACCGCCCATGCACCCGATCAAAACGTGAGCGGTGGATCCAAGTACAACAGCCGCTTGCTTTCGACAATGGCGCGTCCTGCGCCGGCAGTGCAAGCGCAGCAAGCCACGCCTGCTACCGCGAAGTAA
- a CDS encoding helix-turn-helix domain-containing protein, translating to MQQIRIDAPTAVRTSASSSSASERVMWLNADRVLYVGLHGEPSLRTLGALSIYVSLKLPHKICIDGGEWSETEFSVVPPGVPHRIVCGERMICNVLIESETVDLQSLPDCIRTGRGAVDAPEALQAMRDALDRFKRCPLRQYERTEDFDRSFFGCALPSRPIDRRILAVLDRIKRDPNSHTSAEDCAVASHLSVSRFLHLFKAEVGSPFRSFRTWQRARSVLYYVTQSANLANIALDVGYPDSTHFSHSIRQVYGLTPKSIFAGCRKLALYGSGAAVTSR from the coding sequence ATGCAACAGATTCGAATCGACGCGCCTACCGCCGTGCGGACTTCGGCTTCTTCATCGTCTGCGTCGGAGCGCGTGATGTGGCTCAACGCCGATCGCGTGCTGTACGTCGGGCTTCATGGTGAACCCTCGCTGCGCACACTCGGTGCGTTATCGATCTATGTTTCGCTGAAGCTTCCGCACAAGATCTGCATCGACGGCGGCGAGTGGAGCGAGACCGAATTTTCGGTGGTGCCGCCCGGCGTGCCGCATCGCATCGTGTGCGGTGAACGCATGATTTGCAATGTGCTGATCGAGTCGGAAACAGTGGATCTGCAAAGCTTGCCAGACTGCATTCGCACTGGCCGCGGTGCGGTGGATGCACCCGAGGCACTGCAAGCCATGCGCGATGCGCTCGATCGCTTCAAGCGCTGCCCTCTCAGGCAGTACGAACGAACTGAAGATTTCGATCGCAGCTTCTTCGGATGCGCTTTGCCCTCACGCCCGATCGATCGCCGCATTCTTGCTGTGCTGGACCGCATCAAGCGAGACCCGAACAGCCACACCTCGGCCGAAGATTGCGCAGTGGCGTCGCACCTGTCGGTGTCGCGCTTTCTGCATCTATTCAAGGCGGAAGTGGGATCGCCGTTTCGGAGTTTCCGAACCTGGCAGCGTGCGCGCAGCGTCCTCTACTACGTGACGCAAAGCGCGAACCTCGCCAACATCGCACTCGATGTCGGCTACCCGGACTCGACGCATTTCAGCCATTCGATACGGCAGGTCTACGGGCTCACGCCCAAGTCAATTTTTGCCGGCTGCCGCAAGCTCGCGCTGTACGGCAGCGGGGCCGCTGTTACTTCGCGGTAG
- the chrA gene encoding chromate efflux transporter: MTDETAAPSPARPPLTFREAFAYWLKLGFISFGGPAGQIALMHQELVERRRWISEGRFLHALNYCMLLPGPEAQQLATYMGWLMHRTWGGVIAGGLFVLPSLFVIIGLSWVYMAFGHVPAIAGVLYGIKPAVTAIVVFAAYRIGSRTLKNAWLYGIALAAFVAIFAFNMPFPLIVLVAAVIGYVGGRRAPGKFSSGGGHGQGAVSSVPAWIDDDTPVPPHALFSWSRIRRVTAVSLGLWAAAIGALTVAYGWDAVLTQMAWFFTKAALLTFGGAYAVLPYVYQGAVETQHWLTASQMIDGLALGETTPGPLIMVVAFVGFVGGWSKEIFGAGSPFLAGTVAATVVTFFTFLPSFFFIFVGAPFIESTHGKIKFTAPLVAITAAVVGVIVNLAVFFAVHVLWPLGVAGRFEWAAAVIGVLAAIALFRFKVGVIKVILVAGLLGMGWQLMR; the protein is encoded by the coding sequence ATGACCGATGAAACCGCAGCCCCATCGCCAGCCCGGCCTCCGCTGACTTTCCGCGAGGCCTTCGCTTACTGGCTCAAGCTCGGCTTCATCAGCTTCGGTGGACCGGCCGGGCAAATCGCGCTGATGCACCAAGAGCTGGTCGAGCGGCGCCGCTGGATTTCGGAGGGGCGCTTTTTGCATGCGCTCAACTACTGCATGCTGCTGCCCGGGCCGGAGGCGCAGCAACTGGCCACCTACATGGGCTGGCTGATGCATCGCACGTGGGGTGGCGTCATCGCAGGTGGGCTTTTCGTGCTGCCGTCTTTGTTCGTGATCATCGGGCTGTCGTGGGTCTACATGGCCTTTGGTCATGTGCCAGCCATCGCCGGCGTGCTCTATGGCATCAAGCCCGCGGTAACCGCCATCGTCGTCTTCGCGGCGTACCGCATCGGCTCCCGTACGCTGAAGAACGCGTGGCTTTACGGCATCGCGCTCGCAGCGTTCGTCGCCATCTTCGCATTCAACATGCCGTTCCCGCTGATTGTTTTGGTGGCTGCCGTGATCGGCTATGTCGGTGGGCGGAGGGCGCCGGGCAAGTTTTCGAGCGGCGGTGGCCACGGGCAAGGCGCGGTTTCGTCGGTGCCGGCATGGATCGATGACGACACGCCGGTGCCACCGCACGCCCTCTTCAGTTGGTCGCGCATTCGACGGGTCACTGCGGTATCGCTCGGCCTCTGGGCTGCCGCCATCGGCGCGCTGACCGTGGCCTACGGATGGGACGCGGTGCTGACGCAGATGGCGTGGTTCTTCACCAAGGCCGCTCTGCTTACCTTCGGCGGTGCCTATGCGGTTCTTCCTTACGTCTATCAGGGCGCGGTCGAGACGCAGCACTGGTTGACGGCGTCTCAGATGATCGACGGGCTGGCGCTGGGCGAAACCACGCCGGGCCCACTGATCATGGTCGTGGCATTCGTCGGATTCGTCGGCGGGTGGAGCAAGGAGATCTTTGGTGCGGGCTCGCCGTTTCTGGCCGGTACAGTGGCAGCGACGGTGGTCACGTTCTTTACTTTTTTGCCGTCGTTCTTTTTCATCTTCGTCGGCGCGCCTTTCATCGAATCGACGCACGGAAAGATCAAGTTCACCGCGCCGCTCGTGGCGATCACCGCCGCCGTGGTGGGCGTCATCGTGAACCTGGCGGTGTTCTTCGCGGTCCATGTGCTGTGGCCGCTGGGAGTGGCGGGGCGCTTCGAATGGGCGGCGGCAGTGATCGGCGTGCTGGCGGCGATCGCGCTGTTCCGTTTCAAGGTCGGTGTCATCAAGGTCATCTTGGTCGCCGGGCTGCTCGGCATGGGCTGGCAATTGATGCGCTGA